In Caulobacter sp. X, the sequence CGGCGGGCGTGACGGTGCGCAAGGCGTTCTAGGCCAAGGGGGGACGGTCGCTCGGGCGGCCGTCCCCCCTTCCGCCGGGGTAGGCTTGACGCCCTCCGGACGCGGGCGGGCCCTTCCGTCAACGATAAGGGAGGACGCGCCATGGCCACCCCAGCCGCGGACCAAGCCTACGACCTCGTCCTGCGCGGCGGGACGGTCTTCGACGGCTCCGGCGCGCCGGGCGTCGCGGCCGACGTGGGGGTCCGGGATGGCCGGGTCGCCGCCGTCGGGCGGGGCTTGGCGGCCGGCGTCGAGGAGATCGACGCCCGCGGCCGGATCGTGACGCCCGGCTTCGTCGACATCCACACCCACTATGACGGTCAGGCGACCTGGGCGCGCGGATGACGCCCAGTTCCGGCCACGGGGTGACCACCGTGGTGATGGGCAATTGCGGCGTCGGCTTCGCGCCTTGCCGGCCCCAGGACCACGACCGCCTGATCCGGCTGATGGAGGGCGTCGAGGACATTCCATTCCCTGTGCTCACCGAGGGCCTCCCGTGGGCCTGGGAGAGCTTTCCCGACTATCTCGACTTTCTGGCCGATCGCGCCTTCGACGTCGACATCGCCGCCCAGCTGCCCCACGCGGCGTTGCGGGTCTATGTGATGGGCGAACGCGGGGCGAACCGCGAGCCGGCGACGACGGCCGACATCGCCGCCATGGCCGCTTTGGCCCAACGGGCGGTCGAAGCCGGGGCGCTGGGCTTCTCCACCTCGCGCACGCTCAACCATCGCACCAGCGACGGCCAGCCGACCCCGACCCTGACCGCCGGCGAGGACGAGCTGACGGGCATCGCCATGGGCCTCGCCGCGGCGGGCCGGGGCGTGCTGCAGGTGGTCTCGGACTTCTTCCCGGACGGCGCGGCCGAGCTGGCCATGCTCCGCCGGATTGTCGAGCGCTCGGGGCGGCCGCTGTCCTTCTCCCTGGTCCAGAGCCCCAAGTCGCCCGAGGGCTGGAAAGCGATGCTGGCGGGGCTGACGGCGGCGGTGGACGCCGGCCTGCCGATGAAGGCCCAGGTCTGCGGCCGACCGGTCGGGGTGCTGTTCGGCCTGGAGCTGACGCTCAACCCGTTCAGTCAGAACCCCGTCTTCGCCGAGCTGAAGGATCGATCGCTAGCCGACAAGGTCGCGGCCCTGTCGGATCCAAGCTTCCGCGCCCGTCTCCTGGCCCACGATACGGAGGCCAAGGGCCCCTTCGCCGGCAGCGCCCTGCGCGCCTGGGACAACCTGTTCCCGATGGACGCCAAGCCGGACTACGAGCCGACGGCTGATCGGACCGTGGCCGCCATCGCCGCGCGCGAAGGGCGCGACCCCGCAGCCGTGGCCCTCGACGCCCTGCTGGCGAACGACGGCCGCGGCATGCTCTACCACCCGTTCCTCAACTACGCGGACGGATCGCTGGAGCCCAGCTTCGCGATGCTCAGCCACCGCGACACCGTGCCGGGCCTGTCGGACGGCGGGGCGCATGTCGGCATGATCTGCGACGGCAGCTTTCCGACCAGCAACCTGGTCCACTGGACCCGCGACCGCACGCGCGGCCCGAGGTTGCCGCTAGAGACGATGATCGCCCGCCAGACGCGCGACACCGCGCAGGCCGTGGGACTGTTCGACCGCGGTCTGATCGCGCCGGGCTATCGCGCCGACCTCAACATCATCGACTACGAGGGGCTGCGGCTGGAGGCGCCGAAGGTGGCCTACGACCTGCCGGCCGGCGGCCGCCGCCTGGTCCAGCGCGCCCACGGCTATGTCGCCACGATCGTGGGCGGCGTGGTCACCCAGCGCGACGGCGAGCCGACGGGCGCCTTGCCGGGCCGTCTGGTGCGCGGCGCCCAGGCCGCGCCTTTGGCGATGGCGGCGGAGTAGGGCTATTCGCCAAAGCCCGCGCCAGGCGTCAGCGGGGCCAGCCGGATCAGGCGCGAATCCTCGACCGCCGCCTGGCGATGCTTCACGTGCTCGCGATACTCGGGATTGGTGACCATGGCCAGGAACGCGGCCGCGTTCGGATACTCGGCGATGAAGGCCAGGTCCCAGCGCTCATCGTCCGGCCCCGTCACCACCGTCTCCGGCCGGCCCGACCACACCTGGCGACCGCCCAGGCCCTGGAAGATCGGGCCCGAGGTCCGCCCGTACTCGCGATAGGCGTCGAGGCCCGTCATGCCCTTCCCGTGGTTGGGATGGTCGGGCGGATAGTCGGCCATCGGCTTCAGCCGGATCAGGTTGAGCATGTGGATCGGCGTGTCGCGCGGCAAGGCCTTGAAGGCGTCGAACTGGGCGCGGGTCGGGTCGATGCTGGTCATGGCGTTTCTCCCTGCGGCGCCTCAAAGGCGCTCTGGCTCCGCCGCCATGGGACGGCAGAACAGCAGCAAGGCCAAGCCGAATATCGTCAGCAGCACCGCCTCAGCCGGTCTGGTCCGCCATGCGCCGACCGTTCCCATCGCGTTGATCATGATGTGAGGGATCAACCCCGCGACCAGAAGGCTTTCCCGGCTGCGCAGGTGTAGCCAAGTCATCAGAAGCGACAGGCCAATCGTGCCAAGGGCGTACCATCCAAGGTCGGTCAGGGGCGCGGCGATGACGCCAGAGAACAGGAAGGCCGGCACGTGCCAGAGCGTCCAGGCAAGGCCCAGGATCACGCCAGCCGATAGGGGCGGCCAGCGTTCCAGCATGCGGGGCAGGGCGTAGCCGCGCCAGCCGAACTCCTCGCCCCATGGTCCCGAGTTGGCGACCAACTGGGCGGTGGTCAGGAGCAGCAGCGGCGTCGCGACCAGCACATCGTGTGGCCGGACCGGCCAGGGGGCGGGCATGAGCAGGCTCAGCGCCAAGGCGATGGCCGGCAGCGTTGCGATGGCGACGGCCAAGGCGAGCCACGAGCGCGGCGCGAGCCGTCGGAACATGGCGAGCAGGCCATCGACGCCTTGCTCGACGACCGTCAAAGCCAAACCGACCAGACTTGGCGCGCAGGCGGCGACCAGATAGCCGGCCGAACCGTAGGCGAACGGGCCGAAGGCTGAGGTCATCGGTCCTGGAAGCAGCAGCCACAAGCCGCCGACGCCCCAACTGATCGCGAAGGTCAGGACAAAGAACAGTCCAAGACGGTCGCGCGCCAACGGCATCTCAGCGCCGTTCGATCCGACATGTTGAGCGGCTCGCGCGGGCGACTTTTCCAGGCGCTCCAGGCAGGCTGACGCTGTTGTCGGGGACGAGCTTCACAGTCCGCATCAGCGCTTCGGCAGGATCGTCAGGCCGTCCGGCAGCTCGTTGCGGTTGTCGGTCCGGGGCGGCACGTGCTCGGCCAGGATGGCGCCGGCGCGGCGCACGGCGGCCACGAAGCCGTCGGCGATCGCGTCGCGCTTGAGGCCGGCGACCAGGTCGGCGACGACCTCGTCCCAGACGGCGTTCGGCGCGGCGGCGTAGATGCCCTCGTCGGCGATGACCTCGACGCGATGCTCGGCCAGGGCGGCGAAGATCAGGACCCCGGTGCGCTCGCGGGTGAGGTGCAGGCCCCGGCTGAGAAACTGCTCCATGGCGGCCTTCTTGACGCGGGCGGCCTTCAGCGCGCCGGGCGTCAAGGCGCGACGGACGCTCGGGATCGAAACCGCCAGAGCGGCCAGCACGAACACCACGGCCTGCAGGGCGATATAGGTCGACAGCGCCGACAGGATCGCGCCGTCCATCGCCGCGGCGTGGCCGACGCTCCAGCCGCCGAACAGACGGGTCAGCATCTCGGGGCGGAAACCGGCGAACAGCGCCGCCGCCGGCAGCACCAGCGCCGTCGCGGCGGCCCAGACCAGCGGCGTCTCGCGATAGTCAGACACCTCGG encodes:
- a CDS encoding DUF1330 domain-containing protein; translated protein: MTSIDPTRAQFDAFKALPRDTPIHMLNLIRLKPMADYPPDHPNHGKGMTGLDAYREYGRTSGPIFQGLGGRQVWSGRPETVVTGPDDERWDLAFIAEYPNAAAFLAMVTNPEYREHVKHRQAAVEDSRLIRLAPLTPGAGFGE
- a CDS encoding CPBP family intramembrane glutamic endopeptidase → MPLARDRLGLFFVLTFAISWGVGGLWLLLPGPMTSAFGPFAYGSAGYLVAACAPSLVGLALTVVEQGVDGLLAMFRRLAPRSWLALAVAIATLPAIALALSLLMPAPWPVRPHDVLVATPLLLLTTAQLVANSGPWGEEFGWRGYALPRMLERWPPLSAGVILGLAWTLWHVPAFLFSGVIAAPLTDLGWYALGTIGLSLLMTWLHLRSRESLLVAGLIPHIMINAMGTVGAWRTRPAEAVLLTIFGLALLLFCRPMAAEPERL
- a CDS encoding TPM domain-containing protein; amino-acid sequence: MASNMSPEDLDRIAQAVAEAEKTTAGEIICVLTPEVSDYRETPLVWAAATALVLPAAALFAGFRPEMLTRLFGGWSVGHAAAMDGAILSALSTYIALQAVVFVLAALAVSIPSVRRALTPGALKAARVKKAAMEQFLSRGLHLTRERTGVLIFAALAEHRVEVIADEGIYAAAPNAVWDEVVADLVAGLKRDAIADGFVAAVRRAGAILAEHVPPRTDNRNELPDGLTILPKR